In Kryptolebias marmoratus isolate JLee-2015 linkage group LG20, ASM164957v2, whole genome shotgun sequence, a genomic segment contains:
- the fuz gene encoding protein fuzzy homolog, with amino-acid sequence MMLQDGSTQLLCLTASSGVPLFTRGASKQQLPFSVIGSLNGVHMFGGGQGVLLSCCGTEDGGKVMWRVFHDSVMLIAVSGGGGHREEEIRLQRLLENVWNCMVLVLGQDELANIRNVERLKRDLRSCFGLIDQLLEGKQPGMFGDLTHCADSLLPPNLALLQEAVDGFAQAADSEFGCLVVHGRVAAATEKWWRLAPQEVVLLSALIRTLSVSGASSSDYPVFLPQGSPTVAHRLLYFGLLPGAGVCVLCGPTPSLHKAESELVGRFWSPLVETLRSCLAAGERGVPVSVSLRPDVLALLLINRDTRRLLSYVQTSACHPPLPSKTRCWELLKVFYLFCVSRYFPQDETSCASLEERAERGNTEDFLLGFSHQPHQCYLVTDECKSYGLQTPQHQLFLLVPPAVPTFALRTVATQTLSHIVSATGF; translated from the coding sequence ATGATGCTCCAGGATGGCTCGACCCAGCTCCTCTGTCTCACGGCCAGCAGCGGGGTTCCTCTTTTTACCCGAGGGGCCTCCAAACAGCAGCTGCCCTTCTCTGTCATCGGGTCGCTGAACGGCGTGCACATGTTCGGCGGAGGACAGGGAGTGCTGCTGTCCTGCTGCGGCACGGAGGACGGGGGGAAGGTGATGTGGAGGGTGTTCCACGACAGCGTGATGCTCATCGCCGTGAGCGGAGGCGGGGGACACAGGGAGGAGGAGATCCGCCTGCAGCGCCTCCTGGAGAACGTGTGGAACTGCATGGTGCTGGTGTTGGGGCAGGATGAGCTGGCGAATATCAGGAATGTCGAAAGACTGAAGAGGGACTTGCGGTCCTGCTTCGGCCTCATCGATCAGCTGCTCGAAGGGAAGCAGCCAGGTATGTTCGGAGACCTCACGCACTGTGCTGATTCACTGCTGCCACCCAACCTCGCTCTGCTGCAGGAGGCCGTGGACGGATTTGCCCAGGCGGCTGACAGCGAGTTCGGTTGCCTCGTCGTCCACGGGCGGGTAGCTGCGGCGACTGAGAAGTGGTGGCGCCTGGCACCGCAGGAAGTTGTCCTGCTCTCCGCTCTGATACGTACCTTGTCTGTATCTGGAGCGTCTTCTTCCGATTACCCAGTCTTCCTTCCTCAAGGCAGCCCCACCGTTGCCCACCGCCTGCTCTACTTCGGACTTCTCCCTGGAGCCGGGGTGTGCGTGTTATGTGGTCCCACGCCATCCCTGCACAAAGCTGAGTCTGAGCTGGTGGGTCGTTTCTGGTCGCCCCTGGTAGAAACCTTGAGGAGCTGCCTGGCCGCCGGAGAGCGTGGCGTGCCGGTATCTGTCTCCCTGAGGCCCGATGTGCTGGCACTTCTTCTCATTAACCGTGACACCCGTCGCCTCCTCTCCTACGTGCAGACCTCCGCTTGTCATCCACCTTTGCCCTCCAAAACCCGCTGCTGGGAGCTGCTGAAGGTCTTCTATCTCTTCTGCGTGTCGCGCTACTTCCCCCAGGACGAGACGTCGTGCGCTTCCCTGGAAGAGAGGGCCGAGAGAGGCAACACTGAAGACTTTCTCCTTGGATTCTCCCACCAGCCTCATCAGTGCTATCTAGTTACAGACGAATGCAAAAGCTATGGACTCCAGACGCCCCAGCACCAGCTCTTTCTGCTCGTGCCGCCAGCTGTGCCCACCTTTGCTCTGCGTACAGTGGCTACACAAACTCTCTCTCACATTGTTTCAGCCACAGGGTTTTAA
- the gpt gene encoding alanine aminotransferase 2-like isoform X3: MSENGMMSRAKVLTIDTMNPTVKKVEYAVRGPIVQRAVELERELSEGMKKPFAEVIKANIGDAHAMGQQPITFFRQVLALCSYPELLSDSTFPEDAKSRACRILNSCGGNSMGSYSPSQGIESVRQDVAHYIERRDGGVPCDPDNIYLTTGASDGIVTMLKLLVCGEGTMRTGVMISIPQYPLYSAALAELGAVQINYYLNEEKCWSLDIPELQRALDEARLYCNPRALCIINPGNPTGQVQSRECIEDVIRFAAKERLFLMADEVYQDNVYAEGCHFHSFKKVLFEMGPEYSETVELASFHSTSKCYMGECGFRGGYMEIINMDNDVKAQLTKLLSVRLCPPVPGQALMDLVVNPPQPGEPSYERFIKERTATLSTLAEKAKLTEQVLNTVQGISCNPVQGAMYSFPRITIPEKAIKEATEMGQLPDMFYCMKMLEETGICLVPGSGFGQKEGTYHFRMTILPPTDKLKILLNKVQEFHQKFTQQYS, encoded by the exons ATGTCCGAGAACGGGATGATGTCCCGGGCCAAGGTGCTGACCATCGACACCATGAACCCCACCGTGAAGAAGGTGGAGTACGCCGTGCGGGGCCCCATCGTGCAGAGGGCCgtggagctggagagggagctCAGTGAG GGGATGAAGAAACCCTTTGCAGAAGTCATTAAAGCCAACATCGGGGACGCCCACGCCATGGGCCAGCAGCCGATCACGTTCTTCCGGCAG GTGCTGGCTCTCTGCTCCTACCCTGAACTGCTGAGTGACAGCACATTCCCTGAAGATGCTAAAAGTAGAGCATGTCGCATTCTGAACTCATGTGGAGGGAACAGTATGG GCTCCTATAGCCCCAGCCAAGGTATAGAATCTGTGCGCCAGGATGTGGCTCATTACATCGAACGGCGGGACGGCGGCGTTCCCTGCGATCCAGACAACATTTACCTCACAACAGGCGCCAGCGACGGCATTGTG ACCATGCTGAAGCTGCTGGTGTGTGGCGAGGGCACAATGCGTACAGGCGTCATGATCTCCATACCTCAGTACCCCCTGTATTCCGCTGCACTGGCTGAACTCGGTGCTGTGCAAATCAATTATTACCTTAATGAGGAAAAGTGCTGGAGTCTGGACATCCCTGAGCTGCAGCGGGCTTTGGACGAGGCCAGACTCTACTGCAACCCCCGAGCTCTGTGCATCATCAACCCTGGAAACCCTACAG gTCAAGTTCAGAGCAGAGAGTGCATCGAGGATGTGATCCGATTTGCTGCTAAAGAGCGTCTCTTCCTCATGGCTGACGAG GTGTACCAGGACAACGTGTACGCTGAGGGTTGTCATTTCCACTCGTTCAAGAAGGTTCTCTTTGAGATGGGACCAGAATACTCAGAAACTGTTGAACTGGCGTCGTTCCACTCCACCTCTAAGTGTTACATGGGAGA gTGTGGCTTCCGTGGAGGCTACATGGAGATTATAAACATGGACAATGACGTGAAGGCCCAGTTGACCAAGCTGTTATCAGTCCGTCTGTGTCCTCCTGTTCCGGGACAGGCTCTGATGGACCTGGTGGTCAACCCTCCGCAGCCTGGGGAACCTTCATACGAGCGTTTTATCAAG GAACGCACGGCCACGTTAAGCACCTTAGCAGAGAAGGCCAAACTGACGGAGCAGGTTCTGAACACTGTGCAGGGCATCAGCTGCAATCCTGTGCAGGGTGCTATGTACTCCTTTCCTCGCATAACCATCCCCGAAAAGGCCATCAAAGAGGCCACG gaaATGGGACAGCTACCAGACATGTTTTATTGCATGAAGATGCTGGAGGAGACGGGAATCTGCCTCGTTCCTGGAAGCGGGTTTGGTCAGAAGGAGGGAACCTACCACTTCAG AATGACCATCCTGCCACCGACAGACAAGCTGAAGATCCTGCTGAACAAGGTCCAGGAGTTCCACCAGAAGTTCACCCAGCAGTACTCTTAA
- the gpt gene encoding alanine aminotransferase 2-like isoform X1, whose amino-acid sequence MSIALLSPSLRLVRPTRGALLAGAAGCRFGSLTSPPLSSSFSSTSPTDRALSSLSTTRRGLPKEKMSENGMMSRAKVLTIDTMNPTVKKVEYAVRGPIVQRAVELERELSEGMKKPFAEVIKANIGDAHAMGQQPITFFRQVLALCSYPELLSDSTFPEDAKSRACRILNSCGGNSMGSYSPSQGIESVRQDVAHYIERRDGGVPCDPDNIYLTTGASDGIVTMLKLLVCGEGTMRTGVMISIPQYPLYSAALAELGAVQINYYLNEEKCWSLDIPELQRALDEARLYCNPRALCIINPGNPTGQVQSRECIEDVIRFAAKERLFLMADEVYQDNVYAEGCHFHSFKKVLFEMGPEYSETVELASFHSTSKCYMGECGFRGGYMEIINMDNDVKAQLTKLLSVRLCPPVPGQALMDLVVNPPQPGEPSYERFIKERTATLSTLAEKAKLTEQVLNTVQGISCNPVQGAMYSFPRITIPEKAIKEATEMGQLPDMFYCMKMLEETGICLVPGSGFGQKEGTYHFRMTILPPTDKLKILLNKVQEFHQKFTQQYS is encoded by the exons ATGTCAATCGCGCTGCTGTCCCCCAGCCTCCGGCTCGTCAGGCCGACGCGAGGCGCTCTGCTCGCCGGGGCCGCCGGCTGTCGGTTCGGCTCACTgacttctcctcctctgtcctcctccttctcctccacctctccCACCGACAGAGCCCTGTCGAGCCTGAGCACCACGCGACGCGGACTCCCCAAGGAGAAAATGTCCGAGAACGGGATGATGTCCCGGGCCAAGGTGCTGACCATCGACACCATGAACCCCACCGTGAAGAAGGTGGAGTACGCCGTGCGGGGCCCCATCGTGCAGAGGGCCgtggagctggagagggagctCAGTGAG GGGATGAAGAAACCCTTTGCAGAAGTCATTAAAGCCAACATCGGGGACGCCCACGCCATGGGCCAGCAGCCGATCACGTTCTTCCGGCAG GTGCTGGCTCTCTGCTCCTACCCTGAACTGCTGAGTGACAGCACATTCCCTGAAGATGCTAAAAGTAGAGCATGTCGCATTCTGAACTCATGTGGAGGGAACAGTATGG GCTCCTATAGCCCCAGCCAAGGTATAGAATCTGTGCGCCAGGATGTGGCTCATTACATCGAACGGCGGGACGGCGGCGTTCCCTGCGATCCAGACAACATTTACCTCACAACAGGCGCCAGCGACGGCATTGTG ACCATGCTGAAGCTGCTGGTGTGTGGCGAGGGCACAATGCGTACAGGCGTCATGATCTCCATACCTCAGTACCCCCTGTATTCCGCTGCACTGGCTGAACTCGGTGCTGTGCAAATCAATTATTACCTTAATGAGGAAAAGTGCTGGAGTCTGGACATCCCTGAGCTGCAGCGGGCTTTGGACGAGGCCAGACTCTACTGCAACCCCCGAGCTCTGTGCATCATCAACCCTGGAAACCCTACAG gTCAAGTTCAGAGCAGAGAGTGCATCGAGGATGTGATCCGATTTGCTGCTAAAGAGCGTCTCTTCCTCATGGCTGACGAG GTGTACCAGGACAACGTGTACGCTGAGGGTTGTCATTTCCACTCGTTCAAGAAGGTTCTCTTTGAGATGGGACCAGAATACTCAGAAACTGTTGAACTGGCGTCGTTCCACTCCACCTCTAAGTGTTACATGGGAGA gTGTGGCTTCCGTGGAGGCTACATGGAGATTATAAACATGGACAATGACGTGAAGGCCCAGTTGACCAAGCTGTTATCAGTCCGTCTGTGTCCTCCTGTTCCGGGACAGGCTCTGATGGACCTGGTGGTCAACCCTCCGCAGCCTGGGGAACCTTCATACGAGCGTTTTATCAAG GAACGCACGGCCACGTTAAGCACCTTAGCAGAGAAGGCCAAACTGACGGAGCAGGTTCTGAACACTGTGCAGGGCATCAGCTGCAATCCTGTGCAGGGTGCTATGTACTCCTTTCCTCGCATAACCATCCCCGAAAAGGCCATCAAAGAGGCCACG gaaATGGGACAGCTACCAGACATGTTTTATTGCATGAAGATGCTGGAGGAGACGGGAATCTGCCTCGTTCCTGGAAGCGGGTTTGGTCAGAAGGAGGGAACCTACCACTTCAG AATGACCATCCTGCCACCGACAGACAAGCTGAAGATCCTGCTGAACAAGGTCCAGGAGTTCCACCAGAAGTTCACCCAGCAGTACTCTTAA
- the gpt gene encoding alanine aminotransferase 2-like isoform X2, translating to MNHGTALLWKRRALSSLSTTRRGLPKEKMSENGMMSRAKVLTIDTMNPTVKKVEYAVRGPIVQRAVELERELSEGMKKPFAEVIKANIGDAHAMGQQPITFFRQVLALCSYPELLSDSTFPEDAKSRACRILNSCGGNSMGSYSPSQGIESVRQDVAHYIERRDGGVPCDPDNIYLTTGASDGIVTMLKLLVCGEGTMRTGVMISIPQYPLYSAALAELGAVQINYYLNEEKCWSLDIPELQRALDEARLYCNPRALCIINPGNPTGQVQSRECIEDVIRFAAKERLFLMADEVYQDNVYAEGCHFHSFKKVLFEMGPEYSETVELASFHSTSKCYMGECGFRGGYMEIINMDNDVKAQLTKLLSVRLCPPVPGQALMDLVVNPPQPGEPSYERFIKERTATLSTLAEKAKLTEQVLNTVQGISCNPVQGAMYSFPRITIPEKAIKEATEMGQLPDMFYCMKMLEETGICLVPGSGFGQKEGTYHFRMTILPPTDKLKILLNKVQEFHQKFTQQYS from the exons ATGAATCATGGGACGGCGTTACTGTGGAAACGACG AGCCCTGTCGAGCCTGAGCACCACGCGACGCGGACTCCCCAAGGAGAAAATGTCCGAGAACGGGATGATGTCCCGGGCCAAGGTGCTGACCATCGACACCATGAACCCCACCGTGAAGAAGGTGGAGTACGCCGTGCGGGGCCCCATCGTGCAGAGGGCCgtggagctggagagggagctCAGTGAG GGGATGAAGAAACCCTTTGCAGAAGTCATTAAAGCCAACATCGGGGACGCCCACGCCATGGGCCAGCAGCCGATCACGTTCTTCCGGCAG GTGCTGGCTCTCTGCTCCTACCCTGAACTGCTGAGTGACAGCACATTCCCTGAAGATGCTAAAAGTAGAGCATGTCGCATTCTGAACTCATGTGGAGGGAACAGTATGG GCTCCTATAGCCCCAGCCAAGGTATAGAATCTGTGCGCCAGGATGTGGCTCATTACATCGAACGGCGGGACGGCGGCGTTCCCTGCGATCCAGACAACATTTACCTCACAACAGGCGCCAGCGACGGCATTGTG ACCATGCTGAAGCTGCTGGTGTGTGGCGAGGGCACAATGCGTACAGGCGTCATGATCTCCATACCTCAGTACCCCCTGTATTCCGCTGCACTGGCTGAACTCGGTGCTGTGCAAATCAATTATTACCTTAATGAGGAAAAGTGCTGGAGTCTGGACATCCCTGAGCTGCAGCGGGCTTTGGACGAGGCCAGACTCTACTGCAACCCCCGAGCTCTGTGCATCATCAACCCTGGAAACCCTACAG gTCAAGTTCAGAGCAGAGAGTGCATCGAGGATGTGATCCGATTTGCTGCTAAAGAGCGTCTCTTCCTCATGGCTGACGAG GTGTACCAGGACAACGTGTACGCTGAGGGTTGTCATTTCCACTCGTTCAAGAAGGTTCTCTTTGAGATGGGACCAGAATACTCAGAAACTGTTGAACTGGCGTCGTTCCACTCCACCTCTAAGTGTTACATGGGAGA gTGTGGCTTCCGTGGAGGCTACATGGAGATTATAAACATGGACAATGACGTGAAGGCCCAGTTGACCAAGCTGTTATCAGTCCGTCTGTGTCCTCCTGTTCCGGGACAGGCTCTGATGGACCTGGTGGTCAACCCTCCGCAGCCTGGGGAACCTTCATACGAGCGTTTTATCAAG GAACGCACGGCCACGTTAAGCACCTTAGCAGAGAAGGCCAAACTGACGGAGCAGGTTCTGAACACTGTGCAGGGCATCAGCTGCAATCCTGTGCAGGGTGCTATGTACTCCTTTCCTCGCATAACCATCCCCGAAAAGGCCATCAAAGAGGCCACG gaaATGGGACAGCTACCAGACATGTTTTATTGCATGAAGATGCTGGAGGAGACGGGAATCTGCCTCGTTCCTGGAAGCGGGTTTGGTCAGAAGGAGGGAACCTACCACTTCAG AATGACCATCCTGCCACCGACAGACAAGCTGAAGATCCTGCTGAACAAGGTCCAGGAGTTCCACCAGAAGTTCACCCAGCAGTACTCTTAA
- the LOC108241627 gene encoding guanine nucleotide-binding protein G(I)/G(S)/G(O) subunit gamma-5 — protein MSSSSNLVAMEKVVQQLRFEASINRVKVSQAAVDLQQFCMQNALQDPLLTGVSSSTNPFRPQKVCAFL, from the exons atgTCCAGTTCCTCAAACCTGGTAGCCATGGAAAAGGTGGTACAACAGCTCCGTTTTGAGGCGAGCATCAACAGAGTGAAG GTCTCCCAGGCGGCTGTAGACCTTCAGCAGTTTTGCATGCAGAATGCCTTGCAGGACCCTCTTCTCACCGGCGTGTCCTCCAGCACCAACCCCTTCAGGCCGCAGAAGGTCTGCGCTTTCTTGTGA